The Synechocystis sp. PCC 7509 genome includes a window with the following:
- a CDS encoding DUF2949 domain-containing protein produces MAPSTYNRFINFLQEDLAISTAEVAVALRHREQDPGPLPMILWQYGLITLEQLDKIYDWLETA; encoded by the coding sequence ATGGCTCCCTCAACATACAATCGGTTTATCAATTTCTTACAGGAGGATCTGGCAATTTCTACCGCCGAAGTCGCTGTTGCTTTAAGGCATCGAGAGCAAGATCCAGGGCCCCTACCAATGATTCTTTGGCAATACGGGCTAATTACGCTAGAACAGTTGGATAAAATTTATGACTGGTTGGAAACGGCTTAG
- a CDS encoding SDR family oxidoreductase, which translates to MSQISGKSVIITGASSGIGEATAKMLAEQGAKLMLAARREDKLDKLVAEIEAAGGTAAYQIVDVTKQSQVQALADETLKQYGKIDVMINNAGIMPLSRLDQLLVEEWERTIDINIKGVLYGIAAVLPAMQKANSGHIINISSVAGHAVFPGGAVYCGTKYAVRAISEGLRKEIGKDIRCTIISPGAVATELTNHITDETASKGANQLYEIAIGADAVARAIAYAIEQPKEVDINEILLRPTAQEL; encoded by the coding sequence ATGAGTCAAATTTCAGGAAAGAGCGTTATTATTACTGGTGCAAGTAGTGGGATTGGAGAAGCCACAGCAAAAATGTTAGCCGAGCAGGGTGCTAAATTAATGCTTGCTGCCCGTCGTGAAGATAAATTAGATAAGCTAGTGGCAGAAATTGAAGCTGCCGGAGGAACTGCGGCTTATCAGATAGTAGATGTAACAAAGCAAAGCCAAGTCCAAGCTTTAGCCGACGAAACCCTAAAGCAGTACGGCAAAATCGATGTGATGATTAATAATGCCGGAATTATGCCTCTATCACGGCTTGACCAACTGCTAGTAGAGGAATGGGAACGTACTATAGATATCAATATTAAAGGCGTACTCTACGGCATTGCGGCGGTGCTGCCAGCGATGCAAAAAGCTAATAGTGGTCACATTATTAATATTTCCTCGGTTGCAGGTCATGCTGTATTTCCTGGCGGTGCTGTTTACTGCGGTACTAAGTACGCCGTCCGCGCAATTTCTGAAGGCTTGCGTAAAGAAATAGGTAAAGATATCCGGTGTACGATTATTTCCCCTGGAGCGGTGGCTACAGAATTGACTAATCATATTACTGATGAAACCGCATCGAAAGGCGCTAACCAGCTTTATGAAATAGCCATTGGAGCTGACGCTGTAGCTAGGGCGATCGCTTATGCCATTGAGCAGCCAAAAGAAGTTGATATTAATGAAATTCTATTGCGTCCAACCGCTCAAGAATTGTAA
- a CDS encoding heavy metal translocating P-type ATPase yields the protein MIQKSTHSGCCASDSETSHDEHEHNHEQGFSLKREGILVGTVIALFILGSVFEERLHNTPFTIGEYLVFIPAYLLSGWSVLTNAGRNILRGKVFDENFLMTIATLGAIAIHQLPEAVGVMLFFKIGELFQETAVSRSKRSISSLLEIRPDSANLKTDNGIKTVSPEVVRVGDTILVKPGEKIPLDGKILDGKSQVDTSALTGESVPRSVGVGETVLAGMINQSGVLTIEVIKLFGESSIARILDLVQNASSKKSQTQKFITRFAQRYTPVVVILSLAVALLPPLFIPGATHAEWVYRALVLLVISCPCGLVISIPLGYFGGVGGAAKRGILVKGATFLDSLAAVKAVAFDKTGTLTKGVFKVTEIMPSNEFSQADLLKLAAQAESNSNHPIAKSIRLAYGKPIDESTISNYTEIAAHGVQAEIENRVVLAGSDRLMHQENIAHDTCNVKGTVVHLAVAGIYAGYIIISDEPKPDAIAAIKSLKTLGVNNIVMLTGDSQTVAQQVAQTLGIDSYEAELLPEDKVTAIEKLLREVGKKGKVAFVGDGINDAPVIARADVGIAMGGLGSDAAIETADIVIMNDDPSKVAEAIAVARKTHSIVWQNIIFALVVKSIFIILGVFGLATMWEAVFADVGVALAAIFNATRVLK from the coding sequence GCGAGAAGGGATTTTAGTAGGTACAGTTATCGCTTTGTTTATCCTGGGTTCAGTCTTTGAAGAACGTTTGCACAATACACCTTTTACGATTGGGGAGTATTTAGTTTTTATTCCTGCTTACTTGTTAAGTGGTTGGAGTGTTTTAACCAATGCTGGGCGTAATATCTTGCGTGGAAAGGTGTTTGACGAGAACTTTTTAATGACGATCGCCACATTGGGAGCGATCGCTATCCACCAACTCCCGGAAGCGGTGGGAGTAATGCTATTTTTCAAAATTGGCGAATTGTTCCAAGAAACCGCCGTTAGCCGCTCTAAACGCTCTATTTCTTCTCTATTAGAAATCCGCCCAGATTCCGCCAATCTCAAAACTGATAATGGGATTAAAACTGTTTCTCCAGAAGTAGTTAGAGTGGGAGACACAATTTTAGTTAAACCCGGCGAGAAAATTCCTTTAGATGGCAAAATTCTTGATGGTAAATCTCAAGTTGACACCTCAGCGCTGACAGGTGAATCTGTTCCCCGCAGCGTGGGAGTAGGAGAAACCGTATTAGCCGGAATGATTAATCAATCAGGGGTGTTGACAATTGAAGTTATAAAACTATTTGGAGAATCATCAATTGCTCGGATTTTAGACTTAGTACAAAATGCCAGTAGCAAGAAATCTCAGACGCAGAAATTTATTACCAGATTTGCCCAACGTTACACTCCTGTTGTAGTCATTTTATCTTTAGCAGTAGCGTTATTGCCGCCCTTATTTATCCCCGGCGCTACTCATGCCGAATGGGTGTATAGAGCCTTAGTGTTGCTAGTTATTTCTTGTCCCTGTGGACTTGTAATTAGTATTCCCTTGGGCTATTTTGGGGGCGTTGGGGGCGCAGCAAAGCGAGGAATCTTAGTTAAAGGCGCTACTTTTCTAGATAGCCTAGCAGCAGTTAAAGCTGTGGCTTTTGACAAAACAGGCACTTTGACTAAAGGTGTATTTAAAGTAACAGAGATAATGCCTAGCAATGAATTTAGTCAAGCAGACTTGCTAAAACTAGCCGCGCAAGCAGAATCCAACTCTAATCACCCCATCGCGAAATCAATCCGACTCGCCTACGGAAAACCAATTGATGAATCTACTATTTCTAACTACACCGAAATAGCTGCTCACGGTGTCCAAGCAGAGATAGAAAATCGGGTAGTATTGGCAGGAAGCGATCGCCTAATGCACCAAGAAAACATCGCCCACGATACTTGTAATGTCAAAGGAACAGTAGTTCACCTAGCCGTAGCAGGGATTTATGCGGGATATATCATAATTTCCGACGAGCCAAAACCCGATGCAATTGCGGCGATTAAGTCTTTAAAAACCTTGGGAGTTAACAATATTGTCATGTTAACCGGAGACTCTCAAACTGTGGCTCAACAAGTTGCTCAAACGTTAGGAATAGATTCCTATGAAGCGGAATTATTGCCAGAAGATAAAGTTACGGCAATTGAAAAACTGCTGCGAGAAGTAGGAAAAAAAGGCAAAGTTGCTTTTGTAGGCGATGGAATTAATGATGCTCCGGTAATCGCTAGAGCCGATGTAGGGATAGCAATGGGCGGTTTAGGATCGGATGCGGCGATTGAAACGGCGGACATTGTAATTATGAATGATGACCCCTCTAAAGTGGCAGAAGCGATCGCCGTTGCCAGAAAAACTCACTCAATTGTCTGGCAAAATATCATTTTCGCCCTAGTTGTCAAAAGTATCTTTATTATTTTGGGTGTGTTTGGACTCGCAACGATGTGGGAAGCAGTGTTTGCAGATGTTGGGGTGGCTTTAGCGGCGATTTTTAACGCTACTAGGGTGTTGAAATAG
- a CDS encoding hemerythrin domain-containing protein gives MVVSLDNAKRTALGSKLADIKALQNLLIANEQKFISEIKDSDIRDRLQDMLNDDQKNLGILDTIIVQYGVQAEPKETITQMVSKIDELMSGSELTIYEKVFQHELLKHQAVMSGLTVHKAAQKIGADVMAAIAPLNTINFENRAHQEQLKGVLEVLGVRELTGEEADQGIWSRVQDAMAAVSGVVGSVVTHTSDKADMNIQDIIRMDHAKVNTLFTQVAATDDPQKLQEYFGQIYKDLTAHSEAEEQIVYPAVRPFYGEHDTTELYDEQAEMKKVLDEIKASDPANVDQFKSKIKSLMDAVGDHIRQEESTMFAAIRDNMSSDQSEQLATQFKAAKSAIQQKM, from the coding sequence ATGGTAGTCAGTTTAGATAATGCCAAGCGCACTGCACTAGGTAGCAAGTTAGCAGATATCAAAGCATTACAAAACTTGCTAATTGCTAACGAACAGAAGTTTATCAGCGAAATCAAAGATAGTGACATTCGCGATCGCCTTCAAGATATGCTCAACGATGACCAAAAAAACCTAGGGATTTTGGACACAATCATCGTCCAGTACGGCGTTCAAGCTGAACCAAAGGAAACTATTACCCAAATGGTGAGCAAGATTGACGAACTAATGAGCGGTTCGGAACTAACTATCTATGAAAAGGTATTTCAGCACGAATTGCTCAAGCACCAAGCAGTAATGAGCGGTTTAACTGTACATAAAGCTGCGCAAAAAATTGGCGCTGATGTGATGGCGGCGATCGCTCCATTGAACACGATTAACTTTGAAAACCGCGCTCACCAAGAGCAACTAAAAGGTGTTTTAGAAGTATTGGGTGTACGCGAACTAACTGGCGAAGAAGCCGATCAAGGGATCTGGAGTCGTGTTCAAGATGCGATGGCGGCGGTAAGTGGTGTAGTTGGTAGTGTAGTTACTCACACCAGCGATAAAGCAGACATGAACATCCAAGACATCATTCGGATGGATCATGCTAAAGTCAACACTTTGTTTACCCAAGTTGCAGCAACCGACGATCCCCAAAAGCTACAAGAATACTTTGGTCAAATCTACAAAGACTTAACTGCTCACTCAGAAGCTGAGGAACAAATTGTATATCCTGCGGTGCGTCCTTTCTACGGCGAACACGACACTACAGAATTGTACGACGAGCAAGCAGAGATGAAAAAAGTCCTAGATGAGATCAAAGCCAGCGATCCAGCTAATGTTGACCAGTTTAAGTCTAAAATTAAAAGCTTAATGGACGCGGTGGGCGATCACATTCGTCAAGAAGAAAGCACCATGTTTGCAGCTATCCGCGACAACATGAGCAGTGACCAAAGTGAACAACTAGCTACACAGTTTAAAGCTGCAAAAAGCGCAATTCAACAAAAAATGTAA
- a CDS encoding DUF192 domain-containing protein produces the protein MSRWLAVVGIMLSMTLMGCDSTSTAMPETTALGQSLPISAQLTIGNRVLGLEVAKTIEQQATGLMYRTTLADDRGMLFEFSPPQPVRFWMKNVAIPLDMIFIKDNQVQAIAVAVPPCNTEPCPTYGPGVLIDRVIEVRGGRAKELGFKVGAPVEIKFLQVKK, from the coding sequence GTGAGTCGTTGGTTAGCAGTAGTGGGAATAATGCTAAGTATGACGCTAATGGGCTGTGATTCTACATCTACAGCAATGCCCGAAACAACGGCTTTGGGGCAAAGTCTACCTATTTCCGCCCAATTAACTATTGGAAATCGCGTTTTGGGGCTGGAAGTTGCTAAAACTATCGAACAGCAAGCTACAGGACTCATGTACAGAACCACCTTAGCCGACGATCGCGGAATGCTATTTGAATTTAGTCCCCCGCAACCTGTTCGGTTTTGGATGAAAAATGTCGCTATTCCCCTAGATATGATTTTTATTAAAGATAATCAGGTGCAAGCGATCGCTGTTGCCGTACCTCCTTGTAATACCGAACCTTGTCCGACCTACGGGCCGGGAGTTTTAATCGATCGCGTCATTGAAGTTCGTGGGGGACGCGCTAAAGAATTGGGCTTTAAAGTTGGCGCACCCGTTGAGATTAAGTTTTTACAAGTCAAAAAGTAA
- a CDS encoding dienelactone hydrolase family protein — translation MKKVTRRTFITTATLATGFALAVQPISAKVITTNSRGLVAGMVKIPVKDGSIPAYRAMPSTGENFPIVLVIQEIFGVHEHIQDVCRRFAKLGYSAIAPQLFIRQGDVLRLSNVDEIRKVVAKVPDEQVLSDLDATVDWAVKSAKGNAERLGITGFCWGGRITWLYAAHNPKVKAGVAWYGRLVGDKTNLTPNHPVDVASSLKVPVLGLYGGKDTGIPLETVEQMRAALNKNNKSEIIVYPDAPHAFFADYRPSYREKEARLGWQRLQAWFKQHGV, via the coding sequence ATGAAAAAAGTAACCCGTCGCACCTTTATTACTACTGCAACTTTAGCCACAGGTTTTGCTCTTGCCGTGCAGCCGATTTCAGCCAAAGTAATTACAACTAATAGCAGAGGATTAGTTGCGGGGATGGTGAAAATTCCTGTTAAAGATGGGTCAATTCCAGCTTATCGAGCAATGCCTAGCACGGGTGAAAATTTCCCCATCGTTTTAGTAATTCAAGAGATTTTTGGCGTACACGAACATATACAAGATGTTTGCCGCCGCTTTGCTAAACTTGGCTACAGTGCGATCGCACCTCAATTATTTATTCGTCAAGGCGATGTTTTACGCCTAAGTAACGTTGATGAAATCCGTAAAGTAGTAGCCAAAGTACCCGACGAGCAAGTTTTATCGGATCTTGATGCGACAGTAGATTGGGCCGTAAAATCAGCAAAAGGTAATGCTGAACGATTAGGAATTACTGGCTTTTGTTGGGGTGGGCGCATTACTTGGCTGTACGCCGCTCACAATCCTAAAGTTAAGGCGGGTGTGGCTTGGTATGGGCGACTGGTAGGGGATAAAACTAATTTAACTCCTAATCATCCTGTGGATGTTGCTTCTAGCTTAAAAGTCCCTGTGCTTGGACTTTACGGCGGCAAAGATACGGGTATTCCTTTAGAAACCGTTGAGCAAATGCGCGCAGCCTTGAATAAAAACAACAAGTCAGAAATTATTGTTTATCCTGATGCACCCCACGCCTTTTTTGCTGATTATCGCCCCTCTTATCGCGAAAAAGAAGCAAGACTTGGTTGGCAACGCCTCCAAGCCTGGTTTAAGCAGCATGGCGTTTAA
- a CDS encoding DUF2231 domain-containing protein, producing METQRTTNTPFPNIPPIIESDNREYLDTGVPSTVAIAGHPLHPLSVIFPIAFLAGALVTDAVYWLVRDEFWARASFWLIVAGLGGGVVAAIIGMSDFLQIERVRKRTAGWAHMIINVTLLVLTAINLYLRWGNPVGGVLPWGLVLSTIVGTLTSVSGWFGAELSYRHKIGVVGAGSRTEP from the coding sequence ATGGAGACACAACGGACAACTAACACGCCATTTCCGAATATTCCCCCAATTATCGAAAGCGACAACCGCGAATACCTGGATACGGGTGTTCCTAGTACCGTCGCGATCGCTGGACATCCTTTACATCCCCTAAGCGTCATCTTTCCTATCGCTTTTTTAGCAGGGGCTTTAGTAACAGATGCTGTTTACTGGCTAGTCCGAGATGAATTTTGGGCGCGGGCTTCTTTTTGGCTAATAGTTGCCGGGTTAGGCGGCGGCGTAGTTGCAGCGATTATTGGCATGAGCGACTTTTTGCAGATTGAACGAGTCCGCAAGCGTACCGCCGGGTGGGCGCACATGATTATTAATGTCACTTTGTTAGTATTGACAGCTATTAACTTATATTTACGCTGGGGTAATCCAGTAGGTGGGGTATTACCTTGGGGTTTAGTGTTATCAACGATTGTGGGAACTTTGACCAGTGTTTCGGGCTGGTTTGGTGCGGAACTATCTTATCGCCACAAGATAGGTGTAGTGGGCGCTGGTAGCCGCACAGAACCTTAG
- a CDS encoding pyridoxal-phosphate-dependent aminotransferase family protein: MDDKLMLMIPGPTPVPESALLALAKHPIGHRTSEFSNVLGEVTQNLKWLHQTQNDVLMLTTSGTGAVEAGMINFLSPGDRIIVGCNGKFGERWAEVGIAYGLNVEQITAEWGKPLDPQQFADKLTADTDKQIKAVILTHSETSTGVLNDLETINRHVKNHGSALMIVDAVTSLGAVNLPMDDWGLDVVASGSQKGYMIPPGLGFVAVSPKAWEAYKTAKLPRYYLDLGKYRKSTAKNTTPFTPPVNLIMALHTTLGMMKTEGLEGIFSRHQRLMKATRAGIKGLNMPLFAADEFASPAITSVAPQGVEADKIRSILKKRFDIAVAGGQDHLSNKIFRIGHLGFVSDRDILSAISSLEVALRELGYEGFTPGGGIAAAARVLAE; the protein is encoded by the coding sequence ATGGACGATAAATTAATGTTAATGATTCCTGGACCCACTCCCGTACCGGAATCGGCACTACTAGCTTTAGCTAAACACCCAATTGGTCATCGTACCAGCGAGTTTAGCAATGTACTAGGGGAAGTAACCCAAAATCTTAAATGGCTGCACCAAACCCAAAACGATGTCCTAATGCTGACAACTAGCGGTACAGGAGCAGTAGAAGCTGGGATGATTAACTTTTTGAGTCCAGGCGATCGCATTATTGTTGGCTGCAATGGCAAATTTGGCGAACGTTGGGCAGAAGTAGGCATTGCTTACGGTTTAAATGTCGAACAAATTACCGCCGAATGGGGAAAACCACTAGATCCACAACAGTTTGCCGACAAACTTACCGCCGATACCGATAAGCAAATTAAAGCAGTTATCCTCACCCACAGCGAAACTTCTACCGGCGTGTTAAATGACTTAGAAACCATCAACCGCCACGTCAAAAATCATGGTTCGGCGTTAATGATAGTAGATGCTGTAACCAGCCTAGGCGCGGTCAACTTGCCAATGGATGATTGGGGTTTAGATGTAGTGGCTTCTGGTTCGCAAAAAGGCTACATGATCCCCCCAGGCTTGGGTTTTGTCGCTGTTAGTCCCAAAGCTTGGGAAGCTTATAAAACTGCAAAATTACCTCGTTATTATTTAGACCTAGGTAAGTACCGCAAATCTACAGCTAAAAATACTACTCCTTTTACACCGCCAGTAAACTTAATTATGGCGCTGCATACTACTTTAGGGATGATGAAAACCGAGGGCTTGGAAGGTATTTTTAGTCGTCACCAAAGGTTGATGAAGGCTACCCGCGCTGGGATTAAAGGTTTAAATATGCCATTATTTGCCGCCGATGAATTTGCAAGTCCGGCGATTACATCCGTTGCACCCCAGGGAGTAGAAGCCGATAAAATTCGTTCGATTTTGAAGAAGCGGTTTGATATTGCCGTAGCTGGTGGACAAGATCATTTATCAAATAAAATATTTCGGATTGGACACTTGGGTTTTGTGAGCGATCGCGATATTTTAAGCGCTATTTCTTCTCTTGAAGTTGCCTTACGCGAACTCGGTTATGAAGGGTTTACCCCCGGTGGGGGTATCGCCGCCGCCGCTAGAGTGCTTGCTGAATAA
- a CDS encoding SDR family oxidoreductase — protein sequence MPEELQPPQAQNQQPGIEADMTPKPKSDDPGYRGSGKLAGKVALITGGDSGIGRAVAIAFAKEGADVAIAYLNEHDDAKETKQLVEAQNRRAVAIAGDIGNECFCQQLVEQTVQEFGKLDILVNNAAEQHPQESIEDISAEQLERTFRTNIFAMFFLTKAALKHLQKGSAIINTTSVTAYKGNEQLIDYSSTKGAIVAFTRSLSQSLIAKEIRVNAVAPGPIWTPLIPATFPPDKVASFGKQVPMERAGQPEEVAPSYVFLASDDSSYMSGQVLHPNGGAVVNG from the coding sequence ATGCCCGAAGAACTACAACCGCCTCAAGCTCAAAACCAACAACCAGGTATTGAAGCTGATATGACACCAAAGCCTAAATCTGACGATCCGGGGTATCGCGGAAGTGGTAAATTGGCGGGAAAAGTTGCCTTAATTACTGGCGGAGATAGCGGAATTGGTCGCGCTGTGGCGATCGCATTTGCCAAGGAAGGCGCAGACGTGGCGATCGCTTACTTAAACGAACACGACGACGCAAAAGAAACCAAACAGCTAGTAGAAGCCCAAAATCGCCGCGCTGTAGCCATTGCTGGAGATATTGGTAATGAATGCTTTTGTCAGCAATTAGTTGAGCAAACTGTGCAAGAATTTGGCAAGCTAGATATTTTAGTCAATAACGCCGCCGAACAGCATCCCCAAGAAAGCATTGAAGATATTAGCGCCGAACAATTGGAGCGGACTTTCCGCACAAATATTTTTGCGATGTTTTTCTTGACTAAAGCCGCTTTGAAGCATCTACAAAAGGGAAGCGCGATCATCAATACAACTTCTGTAACCGCCTATAAAGGTAATGAGCAATTAATTGATTATTCGTCAACTAAAGGTGCGATCGTTGCTTTTACCCGCAGTTTATCCCAAAGCTTGATAGCAAAAGAGATTAGAGTTAATGCTGTAGCTCCAGGGCCGATTTGGACACCCTTAATTCCCGCAACTTTTCCCCCGGATAAAGTAGCTAGTTTTGGCAAACAAGTACCAATGGAAAGAGCCGGACAACCAGAAGAAGTTGCGCCTAGTTATGTATTTTTAGCTTCCGATGACTCATCTTATATGAGCGGTCAAGTTTTACATCCTAATGGTGGTGCGGTAGTTAACGGTTAA
- a CDS encoding FdhF/YdeP family oxidoreductase has protein sequence MDIDKFPNNQSNPILEDKNENTPYIGGGLPIIEYWAEHTISPEGAKLWQTLLHKSACLSCAWGTGGQKGGFTNEEGEKLQRCMKSVEAISAEIKPAVPASVFTNNTIDELQKLTSYEADRLGRLSFPMILREGKSHYDRISWQEIYNIATDAFQKPPERVASYSSGRSSNEAAYLLQLMMRVLGSNNLADCSDLCHAPSTTALKQMFGSNTSMVSLESLKKSDCVVLTGSNAAYNNPRLMNELIKLRDRGGKVIVINPIVEIGLVKFGSPAFPVKSLFTGSDIANHYLQPIPGSDVALFMGIQKYIIEQGLVKTDYLQAYTEGWEAVLESATSTSWETITTTCGVAKSEIEAAAKVIASAKAVVFSWAMGVTQQANSVDNVFSIANTALLTGNAGKEGAGTMPIRGHSNVQGFGSMGVTIHLKKEIKAALEKLLGRSLELNSGYDTRKLIEAADEGKVDTLICLGGNLFAANPDSTQAKRALSKIDTVIYLATKPNLGHFHGLGKKNTIIIPVFARFENPHKTTSESGNNFVRLSDEGTTHLKDADLISEVEFLTQLAHRLHGKTPINWLQLQDPRYVRQLIAKTIPGYEKMAQIDATGEEFTISGRIFTQPKFPTPSGKAAMFVSPLPDLTMPTPQDFGVSASVPNVVVALITARSYSQHNTVVYKLDDQYRGMPHRNCILMNHKDAENAKLGDRTLVTVQGNAGKLENVEVIYGSVRQGAALMFYPEANAIFKARIEVRSGTPAFKRVPAIVYAQPISTP, from the coding sequence ATGGATATAGATAAATTCCCTAACAATCAATCTAACCCAATCCTAGAAGATAAAAATGAGAATACACCTTACATTGGCGGCGGTTTACCAATAATTGAATATTGGGCAGAGCATACAATTTCACCAGAAGGGGCAAAACTATGGCAAACACTGCTTCATAAAAGTGCTTGTTTGTCTTGTGCGTGGGGGACGGGGGGACAAAAAGGCGGCTTTACTAATGAAGAAGGTGAAAAACTCCAGCGTTGTATGAAAAGTGTAGAAGCAATTTCGGCAGAAATTAAACCTGCTGTCCCTGCTTCGGTGTTTACAAACAATACTATCGACGAGTTGCAAAAGCTGACTTCTTACGAAGCTGATAGATTGGGGAGACTTAGCTTTCCGATGATTTTGCGGGAGGGAAAAAGCCATTATGATCGCATTTCTTGGCAAGAAATCTATAATATCGCTACCGATGCCTTTCAAAAACCACCAGAAAGAGTAGCGTCTTATAGTTCGGGACGATCTTCTAATGAGGCGGCGTATTTATTGCAACTAATGATGCGGGTGCTGGGTTCTAATAATTTGGCAGATTGTTCGGATTTATGTCACGCGCCATCTACCACCGCACTTAAACAAATGTTTGGCTCTAATACTTCTATGGTGAGTTTGGAGAGCTTAAAAAAGTCTGATTGTGTAGTATTGACGGGTTCTAACGCCGCTTATAACAATCCGCGTTTGATGAACGAATTAATCAAGTTGCGCGATCGCGGTGGTAAAGTAATTGTCATCAATCCCATTGTGGAAATTGGTTTAGTTAAGTTCGGTTCTCCAGCTTTTCCCGTAAAGTCTTTGTTTACAGGTTCAGATATCGCAAATCATTACTTGCAACCAATTCCGGGTAGCGATGTTGCTTTATTTATGGGCATCCAAAAATATATTATCGAGCAAGGTTTAGTTAAAACTGACTACTTACAAGCTTATACCGAAGGCTGGGAAGCAGTATTAGAAAGCGCGACTTCTACCAGTTGGGAAACTATTACTACTACTTGTGGCGTGGCAAAAAGTGAGATAGAAGCCGCCGCTAAAGTAATTGCTAGTGCTAAAGCAGTGGTTTTCTCTTGGGCAATGGGGGTAACTCAGCAAGCCAATAGTGTAGATAATGTATTTAGTATTGCTAATACCGCCTTACTTACAGGCAATGCAGGCAAAGAGGGCGCGGGGACAATGCCGATTCGGGGACACTCCAATGTCCAAGGTTTCGGTTCTATGGGTGTTACTATCCATCTTAAAAAAGAAATTAAAGCGGCGTTAGAAAAGTTGCTAGGGCGAAGTCTTGAATTAAATTCAGGATACGATACCCGAAAGCTAATTGAGGCAGCAGACGAGGGAAAAGTTGATACTTTAATTTGTTTGGGTGGGAATTTGTTTGCAGCTAATCCCGATTCTACCCAAGCAAAACGCGCCCTATCTAAAATTGACACGGTTATCTATCTTGCTACCAAGCCAAATCTCGGACACTTTCACGGGTTAGGGAAGAAAAATACAATAATTATTCCTGTATTTGCACGGTTTGAAAATCCCCACAAAACTACCAGCGAATCGGGTAACAACTTTGTGCGTTTAAGCGACGAAGGGACAACCCACCTTAAAGACGCAGATTTAATTTCTGAAGTGGAATTTTTGACGCAACTCGCCCATCGCTTGCATGGTAAAACGCCGATTAACTGGCTGCAACTGCAAGATCCGCGATATGTGCGTCAACTAATTGCTAAAACAATTCCCGGTTACGAAAAAATGGCTCAAATTGATGCCACAGGTGAAGAATTTACAATTTCAGGGCGGATTTTTACGCAGCCAAAGTTTCCGACACCTTCGGGAAAAGCTGCAATGTTTGTCAGTCCTTTACCCGATCTGACAATGCCAACACCGCAAGATTTTGGCGTTTCTGCATCTGTGCCAAATGTAGTTGTAGCCTTGATTACAGCGCGTAGCTATTCTCAGCATAATACGGTAGTGTACAAGCTAGATGACCAGTATCGAGGAATGCCCCACCGTAATTGTATTTTAATGAACCATAAAGACGCAGAGAATGCAAAATTAGGCGATCGCACTCTTGTTACCGTCCAAGGAAATGCAGGCAAATTAGAAAATGTAGAAGTGATTTACGGCAGCGTTAGACAAGGTGCGGCATTGATGTTTTACCCGGAAGCTAATGCTATTTTTAAAGCTAGGATTGAGGTGCGATCGGGTACGCCAGCTTTTAAACGAGTTCCGGCGATCGTCTACGCTCAACCTATTTCAACACCCTAG